Below is a window of Musa acuminata AAA Group cultivar baxijiao chromosome BXJ3-11, Cavendish_Baxijiao_AAA, whole genome shotgun sequence DNA.
ATATAAAGGTTACATATGGGGAACACTTTAACACCATAAtttttgttataaaaaaaatcagcaCTAAATCTGATAAGCAGATTATACTAACACTGATAAAagttggaaaaaaaaagaagcttatTAGATGACGGTCTAATCCCACATTTACAACTttaagagaaggaaagaagagaaCTAAGGTTTGCTTGGTGTTACCTGATAACTGGTCACGGATACGTGCGCCAATTATCCGTTCACCAAAATCATCCTTGATCAAAGATATCACTTCTGCATGGTTAAGCACTGTTGCACCCACTAGTGCAGCACTACAAGCCAGTCCTACATTCAGCCGGGAGTCATTCATTTGTCCATCATAATAAACAACTGTTCCCTTCAAGCTCCCGTTGTGACCCTTCCTAGACAGAGTTGGAAAAAGTTCAACTGACTCATTTGCAGAATAATATCGTGAGAGATGTAGCATCCTTCGACCAGCAACGAGATCATATAATTTCAGTCCCATCCAATAATATACAGCCTCAAACCATTCAaaacaaggtgtcatgcatggtaAAGCTTGACATAAGTGTGGGGCATTCTCAATGACCTGTTTACGCTCCCTTAGTGCGTGGAAAACAAGCTTCAACTGCCCATAATCAAGATTAAACACAGCTTTTTCCAGATATCGTACACCTGAAAACAAAGTACTAGTGAAatgagaatagaaaacaaaatagcCATAAATAACCTTCATAGTATTTATTTGTTTGGAATATTATCTTAATATAATGGATATATGGTGGTCAAATTGTTTGATAACCCTCGTCCATTTCAATCATTCCAATCTAGTTATCAGAGCAAATGGCATAAACCATAGAATTTCATCTTGAATATATATGCAGCACAATAACTGGAAAACAACCTTTGTTCATCCTGTTCAGTGATGAAAAATCCAATTGTCTCACTTCCTGATATGTTTACAGCATGGTCAGTGTGACACTTATTACCAGAGTGTCTACTGTAAATCCATTTTCATATGAAAATCTTAAAAGTTCTATTGATATATTTCCCTATATCAATAGGATGATGTGCATGTCTTTCCTTTTACTTTAATGTGTGATAAACTATAATAGTAAGAAAAATATATACCTCAACTAACCCTAAGTTACTGGAGCAGGTGTGGGTATGTACCAAGTGCTAATGTAGATTCGAGAAAGCCGTAAGTTATACAAATATAATTGTAGGAATCACGTAGAAAGCTTCAATCTGTACATATTTACATATGCTCAATCAGGCATTTTATGAAGTTTTTTTCATGCttcacataaatatattatgcatGAATGAAACAGAAACTTTACAAATATCTTTTGAATTATACTTATTATTCTTGTTGCTATGTAAATAAAAATTTGTACACTATAAAAGTTGTGTTTTTCATCAATTAAAAGAAGTGATGCCTttaaagaagaaaattaaaaaatattaagattttttaGCTAACTTCATCATTTATTTGCAATCAATAGCACAAATGTAAAAccagggtctgtcgtaccgaaccgtaccgcccgatatgggcggtacgtaccggtccgatagattgtcggtacgcggaccgcctgttaccagtCCGAGtgtactgtagcattgtagcagtgctacagtactcggtacacctgggtgtaccgctcggtataccgtaccatatcggtaccgagcccagatcgaaataccggtacggtattgcgaaccttgtgtAAAACAACAAGTTTTAAATTTATTTGTTCAAGTTTTATTAGAAACATAGCAGTGTCATAGTTTTGAATTTATGGGAGACAGTTCAGAAATTATGGAATTACATGTCCAGTATTAGGAgccacaacaaatacacatacaaGCTTCTGAATCATAGAAGTGTGCCTCCTTCTATGTGACTCCAGAAAGGGTACCTTAAGGGTTACCCAAGGTTGCTGCTACTAAGAATTGATCTTACCAACCCCCATCAAAAGACTAGATTTAATATTTTTCTGCAGAATGTATCTGTTATAAATTTCATTCATATAATACACATATAAGCTTCTGATTCACAGAAGTGTCACCAAAAGGGGGTACCTTAAGGCTTACACAAGGTTGCTGCTATTAAGAATTGATCTTCCTAGCCTCCTATCACAGAACTAGATTTAAAACATATTATTGTCATATCTGTTGGAAATttcattcatgtaaaattgtaaGATATTGAATAACACTGGAATTTATAACCATTGACTAGTTAAGATCACAAGACTATTTTACATGTGTATCTTTTGAAACTTTAGTGGATAACTCAAGACCAAATGTTCTTCTTTTATTGAAGGATCATCATACTATTTTAATCTCTTTTAGTCATTACATGATTAAAACAAAAACATTTTAGTTTTGTTCAAGAAAACACTGTGTTTCTCCACATAGCACTAGAAACCAAACTTTCTGGTTCTCACTCTACTGCAGAATGCTCCAACTGGCAATTTAAGAAAGTTTACTGGGTTTTTACTTTTAAAGCTACAGGTCTTAAGCCATTTAAGAAATATTATTTCTAAGCATTAGTTATGGTTGCTTGATTGCACATAGCTTTTCTTATCTGTAATAAAATAAATGCACTCTAATTGCAAATGCTACACTTAATAAAAGAAGGAAATGTAGTCAtatgtgcacacacacacacacacacacacacacacacacacacacacacacacacacatatatatatatatatatatatatatatatatatatatatatatatatatgggcatTTGTGACTGAAATTTGCAGCTTCCTGATGTTAACTGTAACATTGGAAACTTGAATTCAGCCTTTTCTGTCAAAAGGAACATACTTAAGATCAAGGTTGTTCACATGTCAATTTAAGTGTACAAAGAATCAACTTATGGCAAGTACAGATGCAGGAAGCAGTTGTATAGCAAGCAATCAAGAAGATATATTTGGTGAGATGCCTGCAACCGTGATTGCATGACTCCTAGTTGCTAGCAACAAAACAACCCTAAATGAATGATATGTCTTTCACCTCTGCAAAATCAATATTATTTGCTGCATTATTTCCTTAGCCTCATGTTCTATTCTTTGTCAAACATACTTGAATGTGTTTGGAACATGCACTAGGATGGATAAAGGATACTAGATAACTCTTAAGAGTCTTTAGTCATAAGGCAGATTTTGTTTTGCTCCTATTCTTTAGGATGAGTAAATCTCACCTTCTCTAATATCAGTTCTAGCTCATCGAACTGTCTTTCCTAAAAATGGTGCATCGGACTCTGTAAACCCCATAAAAAGGAAAGAGGATTCTTTTAATGCCAAAGTAAGCAATACAAATGCAGCAACTACCAGACACATCAGTGAACTTCGGCCAGTTTAACAAATTAACGtgcaaatatcaagaagaaagtatcttTGATATTCTTTAGCTCACACATTCGATATCACAGACAGCTAAAGATACAAACTACAAAGGCTCATAAGAGATCAGATGATTTGTAGAATTAACATTTTGCTTAAGTACCAGAAATTTTCTCATCTCCTACTGCATCTTATAGTACGTTCCAATAAAAGAAACTCTAAGGATCGAACTTTTGGCGAAGCTGGGCGTATAAACACACTAAAGGCCACATCTTTACCAAAATGAATAATTCTATTGTTCACattttaaaaaaagagaaaaagaagtaaCATATAAGATCTCGGTCAATAAAGAAACGAAATTGAGAATCCTCACCGCCATGGATCAGTTTAGTAGACCTCGAAGAGGTCCCCGACGAGAAATCCTCCCTCTCGACGAGGCCAACGCGGAGCCCACGGGTGGCGGCATCGAGCGCGGCGCCGCACCCGGTGGCTCCGCCGCCGATCACGAGGACATCGAGCGGGTTGATGACGCTGGTCCCTATCAGGGCCGACTCCTGGACCTCCCTCGGCGGGATCGCGGCGGCGGGATCGGCGATCCTCCGCCGAGCGGCGTCGAGCCCTGCGGGGCCGCGGTCGCTGGCAGAGGCCGGCGGCTGCACGAGCGCGACCGCCGCCCAGGTCGCGCCCGAGGCGGCGAGGACGGCACCCAGCCCTCTCAATCGAGAAGCGGTAGCCATCGTCGGGAATTGGGATTCTTGGACTCGGTTCCTTCTTTAAGGTGGGGAGGAGTCGTCTTTGGAAAGAAGGAACAGTAATATGGAGAGAGAACGGGTGTGGAGTAAATGCCGGTATGAAAATAATGGGACCGGAAATAGCACGCAACGTAGCGGATGCGGTAAGAATCCGATAAGATGATCCGATCAGATGCGGGTTGGAGTGGTAGAATTCGATCTGTGACCTGATCCGTGGATTACACTAACCAGTCGTCTTTTGGTAcatccgtatatatatatatatataaatatattctctGTGACCAATTTAATTCATGCGCAATCTTTTCTTGAATACACATCGGTGCGAAACAGAGATATTACATACTGATGGGGGCAAGACTCTCAGCCTATCAGTCCGATATGTCGCATTACTAAGAATCGCATTGCCAGCATTAAGATACTTCAGATGTGAATAAGGATCTATCAGCAACACATGTTTCTCTCTCTACTGTTCACTCGAAATATTTTCAGCTGACTCAAAACTTTCTTCTCAAAGTTCATGGTATTAGAATCAAGTTGAGTCGTCTCTGTAATTTGGATTGACCATCAACTTTAGAACACACATCTTCTCAGGCGGTTTAACCCGGGTTTAGGTGTTTTTTAATTAAGTCTGAGATGGATACGGATTTTATCCAAGTCACGCTCTAGATATGGTGACAATCATAAATATCCTGCGCTAGATATGTAATCTTGAGTATTCTCAGACCATCGTTAGATAACAGCTACAGTAGAAAGAGAGGAAAGCAAAACTTAAGATCAATCTTATGTATTCTCATACATAATCAAATCCTAAGCATACAAGTCATACGATTGGAAATTGTATTACAAATCTAAGAGAGATGAAGATTCCATGGTTCATACTGTGATTGAGGCCTCCAAGAATTCACCAAGCCATGAGTGTGTGATATCATGGATGAATGCTTTTAGTTTACCTCCACGCAGTTATTTGGTGCTGTTGGCTCTCTCAGGCAACTTGATATAGCCATCACTGCAGCTTCGATTGATGCATCTTCCCCCTATGACATTTTCCAAGACCAATAGACGATGTGAGATGGTTAGCAATGTGCTACACATACCGCCATGACATGGATATTAAAGTTGATGAGAGATTGCGTCTTGAGATTGCATCATTTGGACCTCCAGGAAGCATTGAGATATGTCTTTAAATGCTTTCGAATAGAATTGATAGGTTATCACTAAGAGTTTCCCAATCAATATCCCAagacaaaaacaaaatcattagaATGAATATTGGTGTCTAATTCTGAACTTGAAACACAGATAACAATCATTTGTATTCATCAGAAATGCAAGTTTGATGAGTAATCTGAACAGCTAGAGTTTCAGCTAATGTTAGCGTGACTGATGTCTAAAatgatttcagaaaaaaaaaaaagattcacaaCACCCGCTTGTAGTTGAACCATTTGGAATGCTTGCAATGATGAGATTTTTCCAAAGCAAAAGTATATTGCTGAGGTCAACTGTCCACCACAGAAActaaaatttctattttttcttctttcgtGTTGTCACATGcatatgtgagtagccaagactgGCTACAGAATTTTCTTCAAAGAAAAGAATAAATCTAGTTGTGATTCTTGACCATGAAGAACAGTAAGAGTATAAAACAATAAGAGTATATACCAAAATCACAGGAACAAACACAATCCAATGTATGATAGATTAATTAATGCAGACATGTCCAGTCAGTCAATCTTAAGGTACTTAGCAATTTTGTGATGTCTGCAAttatttttagcaatttatagcaGTATTTTATCAGTAAGTGTTTATGTTCACCTTTTCTTTCCAATAAAACATGTTCCCATACTTCCCAGCCACACGACTCCAGAAATTTCGAGGAACATCCAAATCAACGGTGGCCCCAACATTGAAATGCAATATGTTTCCTGTAAAAGATCAAAAAATGGAAAATGGCTGGAGAGTATAAATGAAGAACATGGGCTGCTACAAGTCAGATATGATGCATTGTACTAAGTGGCATGATTAATATTAGGAGTTATGTGAATGTTTGCAATACATGACTCCCAACTCTTAAAATCCTGAGCTTCTACCAATATATAAACCGAAGTATGACCAGACAAGGATTGTAAAGTTGGTGCAAGTGATATCAGAAAAAGAATCGAACAGATACAAAAGTAGTTCCTTTATTTTCATTCAACAATCATCATACTAACAAGGACACGAAAATGCAAAATATAATGCCCAAGAAATAGTTATGAGTCATGACTCCTAGGAGTCCTGATTAACAAGTTACATGTTCTCATCTTCTCCCACTTGAAAAGAACAAAATTTATTAGACCTACTGGTACGCACAAAAATTCCAATCTTCTGACTATGCCCTAATAGTTTCtattaatattttcaaaaattagttGATTTGCAGCTTTTCTTGAACTTGATGAAGCAGTGAGGCTTATTACTTTGTGCTTTCAAAATTAGCATTATGAATTCAGTCTAACTCAAGGGTATAGCATTGGCAGCTAGGACTATGCTGCAAAAGTTTGCAATTGCATGAAGTTGTCTACTCACCAAAAGTTGGATCGGCAACAAATACAATAGTTCTCTCATCAACTTGCCAGAAGTCTTTAACAGCCATTCCTGCACATATAGAACAAGTAACGGACATTTCCAAATCCAaagaaatatatatgtgtgtacacacacacacacacaaatatatatatatatatatgtatgtatatatatgtatatgtatatgtatatatgtatatgtatatgtatatgtatatatataaatatatatatatatgtatatatatatatatgtgtatgtatgtatgtatatatatatgatatatatgtatatacatattattttttgtGTATATAAATGTGTATATGTGGatattggtatatatatatatatatatatatatgtatgtgtgtatgtgtgcatacatacatacatatatatatatatatatatatatatatatatatacagacacacacacacacatatatgtatggatgtatgtatgtgtgtgtgtgtatacaccaaggttcgccgtaccgtaccgtaccggcgtttcgacccgggctcggtaccggtacggtacggtataccgctcggtacacccaggtgtaccgagcggtacactcaggcgtgcagagcactgtagcagtactgctacagtgtcggaacggtaacctatggtccgcgtaccgaaagtctggcggaccggtacgtaccgcccgtaccgggcggtacggatcggtactgcaaaccatggtatacacacacatatatatatgaagtACCAATGTGTATTAATTGCCACATTGATGAAATTCATAGGACTTCTACATCATCTATTACATTTTTCATACTTAGTAACCCAATGATGGAACAGTAGCAAAGAAAAGCACTAACTTGGTTTAtgatcttcaaatgagtctttttttttccccaaGGATCTTATTAGTGTAACTCAGAAGCATTTTGTAAACAGTTTTAATGTTCAGCTCTAGTTACAGCTAATTGGAGCAGAATCATCATATTATTTGAGTGTGTTACAAATGATGGAAGAATCATTGTAGAAGCAAGCCAAGATTTCTTACCTGGCGTGTCAGGGTAATTCTGTGCAAGAATTCTAAGCTTGACCCCTGTCTCTTTCTCAAGATCAGCAATTTCTTCACAAAGCCTTCTTTCCTATGAACAGCAAAACACATACAAGAATTTAACATTTGCAATCCATAACTAGTTCAATGTTGTAACACTATAGGAGATAATGGTACCACATATTGGCTCGAAAATTAAGAAGAGAGACAACATgccaaaaatgaaaaaagaaaaatctaaggACTGTTCTCCAAGACAACAGATCCAGTTAAAGTTTAACTGTTGATGCTAGTAATGACAAAGCTTTCTGATCAGTCACCAAGTTCTACTTTCGTCGTTTTGCATAAACATATAAAGATCAACTACAATATCCTCCATATCAGCAAAGTATCTGAGACAAGATAGGAAGTCACCAGTATAGAAATCTAAGCTAGACACTACAGTAAGTTATATGCTTGGGCATACTTGTTCTGCCTAGGCCATCACCAACTTCAAAACTTTGAATGTAACTGCCTAAAAATGCCACAATGTTTATAACATGCTAACTCATGCTACAAAATAATTCACTAAAGCTCTTGATTCAATGTGTTGGAATTTTATTTTGGTAGTGCTGCAGAATAGGGTATTTGGTAATAGATGGTGTTACTGGTTGAGAAGACACCAATTTTGCATGGCAGCAGACTAGAATTCTAGTGAATGATGAGGCAGGATGAATTATTAAATTTCAGAACagtatcttcttttttattttaacctCGAAATGTAAGAACAGTACCATACACGGAAATCCACTTTATCCCTTTCTTGTTTTTTTTCATCCTTTTCTTGTGTTAGCAATCAATGTTTAAGCATACTATGATATGCCAAAGAAACATTAATATTTGGCGAGCCCAGAAGGAAAACATGAATGCTATAAAGGTGATGCTCTAGTCCTTGAATCGAGCTTTAGAATACTGATTGATTTTCAAAACTGTTGTTTGTTGGTAATCAACTGTGATCAGAAGAAACTTAATATGCTCACTTCAATGTTAAATTGTGAATTTTAACCTTTTCCATTCCAGTACTAAAGGTAGCATATCGGACATGGCACACTTGAAGTCTTGAGTAATCAACCTTGAAGTCTTCAATTCTGCACTTTTGTTTAGTGAATTTGGAGTTTCACAATGACAACAGCCCAGTTTGGATCAAATTTGCTAGGTTCTTccaattatttttcataaataaatccAGTGAAGAGTCCAACTCCTCATTTAACAGTTTTAATTTGGTGAGAGGTAAATTTCTAGGTCTGAGTTGAAGGAAAATTTAAGGGAGTTTGATGTTCTATGTAATGATGTATGTATAGtcttcttatttaataataatacgaTAATGAACCCATTCTCTCTCAAAACCAACTGGTTacttttattaaaaaagaataaagTTGACAAACAATTTAAAAGTTGCAACAAACTGATAATAAGTATATatccatacaaaaagaaaaccatcaatacCTGGCTTGCAGAGAGAAACCCAGCAACATCAATTACTGGACTATATTCCTTTGGAAGCATTTCTGGCCTATTGACTCCAACTTTGGCATTAGCTGTACCAAGTCCTACATAGGTCAACTAAATGTTAAGTATTGTTGATAGGCCAAAATTTTGTGCAATGCACATCAAAGTGTTGATAGGAAAAGTTCTTTTTCTAAAATGTTTAATCAGATCAATCTATTATATTATCAAATATAATTAACCAAAGTAGATAAATGGTGACCATGTATTTGTGCAACCAAAAAGTCTTTTCTGAAATGTTCAGCCAGGTTGGTTCATTATATCTCACATAGATGTTTAaataagaaaataagaaaaattcaaCATATCAATGGGGACTTAAATTATAATACTTTTTCAAAATAGTATCTAAAGAAATCCATAACAGtctttctttaaattttttttctaatattataaTCTTCAGACTCACATCTCTTTTCGACTAATTATGAGCTATATATCTGATGAGGATTGGCATATGACTTAAAGGAGGTATCACTTTCAGCTGCAGAAAATTGCAGGTAAAAGCCAATATAATCAATTTCGGTAAGGTAGCAGTTAAATAGCCCATGAAATAAGAATAGGTTGTTAGAGATTAATAAGTTCGTGCATCCCAGCATGTCGCCTACAGATATGTGCACGCGCATGCAATGGCATTGGTGGTACCTTATAACTACCACTGCAAGATAAACC
It encodes the following:
- the LOC103971680 gene encoding thylakoid lumenal 15.0 kDa protein 2, chloroplastic; the protein is MTILLPLVHPSPPSRLPLSSATELPKIRASSPSNSLSIPNPPGFKKWAAELRSRSLNLALSASLALGLALGGLGTANAKVGVNRPEMLPKEYSPVIDVAGFLSASQERRLCEEIADLEKETGVKLRILAQNYPDTPGMAVKDFWQVDERTIVFVADPTFGNILHFNVGATVDLDVPRNFWSRVAGKYGNMFYWKEKGEDASIEAAVMAISSCLREPTAPNNCVEVN